Below is a window of Brassica napus cultivar Da-Ae chromosome A5, Da-Ae, whole genome shotgun sequence DNA.
AACTTCCTCCCTACCCATCAAACAATTAGTTTATAGtaaaattagtttattattCTTCCTTGTTGATTTTCAGGATGTGGGTCTTTACTACGAGGACCTCCCACTTTCGTGGAACCAACAAAGTTCTGTACCGGGATGCTTGTTGGCCCATCTTGAAATCTTTGTGTGGGATAAGTTTtgggaaagaagaagacaagagaGAGAATGTGTGGAATACATCCTTGCAAACTCAAAGTGTTTAAAGACGGCGATAGTCCTTCCAAGATGTTTCTACCGTCTcgaggagaaagagaagatggTGGAGGACATAAAATCTATGTATAGGGTTTCAGCATCATCTCAGCTGATAACCCATTCGGATTCTACAAATCCCTGAAGggcaacaaaataaaaaataatattctttttatctGGACCTTTTGGTATGGAACACTTTGCTGATGTGAATAACTTTAATTCTCTGACATGCAAAAATACTAGCTTCATATTTTTGTTCATGGTCTTTTTCCAtactttcattttatatatgaCTATTAGCGAGCAAAGATTGTTTGATATTAAGAAGAATGACTTGTTTGCTTCTTTACCTTACACATGAATACATGATCCTTGATTTTGTTGTGTAGGGAGATTAATCTTTGGTTCTGAAATGAGCTCTTTCTTCAACTCTATCATCTCCTAACTCGAGAGAATAAAGTATGGGGCTTCTCTAACAGCCGCCATAACTGGAaagaatatatttatactattatccGTAATAGGATTCTGCCTtacttttttttgaatttttttttaaaaaaaatcgacaACTATAAATTAAACCAATTAGATGTCATCACTTTTCAAGACCAATTATATCCCAGCAATTGAAAATTCGACAAGCTTTTATTCATCCAATCATATGTCACAATTTTTTTACACCCAATCACATTCaaccaatgtttttttttgtgaaagtgTTTAATGTTTATAAACATGATTACTTAACGATAccttatattataattatttagatgtcattcaagtagaaaaaaatctatacATACCCTAAACCACGAAAATCAATACCCTTAACCACAAAAATCTaactttaaactaataaaacccCAACATACATACAAATAATACAAATCTTAATATAACGATGACATATGAATTTTAACTcaatgttattatatatatgtgataTTATGTTCATACTTAAAATAGCAGCTTAAATGCTATgaatttacaatatatattttattggaaGTTTCAAATTCATTTCTTTGTTATTCCAACTTCCAAGTATATTGTTAAACCAACCCCTTTTTTTTTGCATTCATAGAGTGTGATCGATAGTGGCTGTGAGTGCTCTCTACAGCCTCATTTCTTTCTAGAACACTAAATCTACACCAAtcttgatttctattttttaaaagctCACAGCCATTTTATAAAATTCACAGCACTTCTTTGAATTTATGTCTTTACAATTTCTCTGTAGAGACAAAAACTTACAGCCCAAAGCAATAAAAACCACAACAATATTTCTAcagtaaaaaaatgaaatcacaaCACTTACCAATCAACCCCTAATCTACTTGATATTTTTAAGTACAGATTGTTTCTTTCAAGTATcggatttttttggattttgagaTTAGACCCTTAATAAATTGTTTGGGTTTTGAATTGAGTCTTCCCGGATTGAGATGGTTTGGTTCTGATGTATAAGGACCTAGAATATCCAAATAATCAATGTACAGTATCTGAAACGGGTTCGGAATATTCGTCCAATAATAATTAGTTATATGTcaacatatctaaaatatatgacATTAAtcataaaaagtaaatatcaatTTATGAAAATGTAAGAATTAATACCTGCATGGACGAGCTGATCTTTTTGTTAGTGTTAACGAACTCTTTAGAAgtacattaatatattattttactatgactaaacaaatgaatatttttgaaactacaTAAGACATGATTAgtcaaaaaaaactataagatATTAGAATAgtttatgatataaaattaattttggtcAATCAATTAGAATTAAAGATGTCTTGTTAATGAAATttcgtgaaaaaaaaaactctgtttCGGTTGAATCTTACTTAACCTAGCGCCAggaaaaaaaacagattaaagAATCACAAAGCAAGAAAGAAAGCTTTTCGCGCTGCTCATCATCATCGATGGCGTCGAAGGGTTCGTTGATGGCGTCAAGGTTGTTATCGCTGCCGGAAGAACTACAGCAAGAAATAATCTGCAGAACTCCTATGGAAACTTTGATACAATCCAAACCACTATGCAAGCAATGTCTTCGAGATTGGATACAAATCTCACGATGATAGTTACATGATTTTGAAGGTTTTCGATAGTCGGTTTAAGTTTCTTGATGGTGAAACACTGGTTGAGATCTATGAGTTCAAAAAAGATTCATGGATGActtaatttaaacaaaacacaaatACCAGActcaaaaacataaataataaacattttaccCAATATTTTTTGGGTTTCACTCAGTAAACTTAATAACTAAATCGCCTTGATCAATTTGAACAAATGTTGTACACCATAACTAATGTATTCTCCAATTTTcactttaaataaaaataatatctcAACTTTCCATACAACGAAAAGATAGATCTAAGGGAAAAATCAATAGAAGTTTATTCATACTTACTGTAGGCTGAATGTATTTCATCCATCGCATGGATCAATGTATCGTCTTTCCATTGATTTGTTTTGCATGGATTCAAACATTCCAATAATGTCACAAAAATTTGTTATCATGCCAATAGAGATGAAACACATAATAAtagtaaatttgtatttttatagtttCTCCATATAACTTTTTTGAtacttataattatttatataccgTTTCTAAAAGAATAAACTACTATGATCCGGTAATGAAAACATTGAAGGTAGTAtaactttgtcagaagcttgattgcTTTGGAGGTAGCAAATGTTTAAGGTTTCAGTATCTAGTCCTAACTTTATGTTTCTGCTGCTATACTTGTGCTTCAAAATCATTAGTTTTGTAATGATTTTTTTGGTTCCACCCTATATATAGTTGGTGTAATTCGAAACTGTGCAGGTGGATCTAATTTCTGAGAGTACTAGTCTCGATTTATGTCGGGTCACATAATTTTTTCGGCTGCATGGCTGCGTTTTcctttaataaaaacaaataaatataatctgGAACGAGCTATATAGATAATTCTCTATTATGTTTTTGTATTGCACAAGTCCTCACATTTGATTTGCATAAACACAACCTTTGCAAGAAGAATGAAAAGAATATGTTtagtgattttatatttttgtggtatttatttgaaatttaaaatgatatatgttatttaatagtatagatatttattAAAGAACAATGTGTTCTAAGGTAGTAACAATATGAATTGCcgtttttaaattgaaaataagtttctattattatatatttgaattattgTTCTAATCTACAAACTAATGAATAGAATATTCTACTTgattttgaaaacaaacaaaaagctaTTCTGTAGTAATTCATGAATCAATTcgatttataaatacaaaagagTAAAAACATACATTGCAAATGAGTAGCAATGACCAACAAtgttaacatattatttacgaAGACTTTTACAGTGAATGTACAATGTTCAAGCATGTCTCCAATGTATATATGATCCATGTACTGAGTCAGAGATGTCAATCCTTGAGGAAAGGAAGACGAGTCACTGTATTTCCCATGCTATCATCTCCTGCTTTCTTTGGAGACGGCATTTTTTTGGTGGATCTTCGAGGAAGTATCTGAAGACGAGGGTTAAGGTGAGTGCCGAGATTCTCCACCGCGAGTTGATAACTCTCTACCAGCTCTAGCTGCCGGACTATTATGTCTGACCGTCTTGGAAGAAGCTCCACCGGTTCACCTCCTGGGATGACTATGTATTCGATTGCTAGACGTACCTCCTGCATTACAGAAACATGGACTAGATCAGTTACTACACTGGCAAGTGCCTAAACTATATTCAGTGTAAACCATATTGAGCCTTTTGTACATGAGACTGTTTAAATTCAGTGAACTAAGAGATATTAGTTTTACCTCGAGGGCATCAAGTTCTTCTAAACTGGGTTTGCTCTCTGGAGCATCATCGTTGATCTCAATATCATCAACAGAAGACTTCTTCTCTATGGTTATAGGGGCTGAGCCAAACGATTCTCTCCCAAGGATCATTCGAACTGCCTTGACCATCTGAGCCATTGTAGTTGACTGCAAGGTAAAAACATGAAGAAGGAAATGGATCTAACTAGTGAAACATAGGAATACTCTaaatcatcattatcatcagtCATCATACAAGAAGAAGGATACCTTGATGACAAATATCGGCAGCTTGTGTAATTTGGCAACACGGCGGATCGAGGGATTCTGTTTCAGTTCAGAACTTGAGGCTAGAATGACATCTGCTTCTCCAACGTCATCTGTCACTTCTATGTCGTCTTCCAGTCCCATCACTTCGGCTACTTGAAGGAGATCAGCTTCGGCGACCTAAATCACAGTAATATAGTTAGTATCTTTCGCTCTTTAAGATCAAGATTACTTTCCAATGAGGGGTTCCTTACATTGTAAGTATAAACATGAACAGGTGAACTTCTTTGGCTCACGGATATGTTTCTGCTAGCCTTCTTATACCGAGAGGGAAGGAAGTCTTCATCTTCGTCGTCAGAGAGCACTTCACTTGCAAAATCTATGTTGAGCAGTGGTGCAGGCTCCACTTCAAGGCTCTCCAGAGGAATGGGAGTCACTAGCTTATGAGGAACATCGTCTTCGCCACGAATCTGACGGATCTCACATGGAGCGGACTTCcctataataacaaaaaaagttgTTCAGTTTGGATTCACTATGAAGGGGGAAACTGTTTTAAAGTTAACTTACCAGCAAGTATAGCATCAACAGTGACATCTAGCCGTTGATGAACACGGCACTCCGTTCTCGAAATCATCTCTACAGCACAAGTAAACGTTGGTGGTCCTTTTCTTTCGAGAATTGTCTTCTGCACTTTTCGTTTCCTTGCTTCTTCATCACCAAGAGTCACactctgtttaaaaaaaaattcaatttaatgTCCACTCTTACAATAAAAgagcaaaagaagaagaaggttgaAGTCTAAGGTCACAACCTCAATACCACCAATAAGGATCTGCAATGATGGATTCTTGATGATGTTGTCAATAGTCATCCCATGAGCAGTTGCAACAAGCTGGACTCCTCTCTGAGCAATAGTGCTAGCAGCTAATGCCTCAAGCTCTGTTCCTATCTCATCTATAATTATAGTCTCAGGCATGTGATTCTCAACCGCCTCAATCATAACCTGTGTGAGAGATTAAGATTCTTTTCATTCCATCTCGCAACATATACTTCTATCACAAAGGTCAAGAGTTCATAGAACGTACATCGTGCTGCAAATTCACATTTGGAACTTGCATCCGCCTAGCACGGCCGATTCCAGAATGAGGAACGTCACCATCACCACCAATCTCATTTGACGTGTCGACAATCACCACACGTTTCCTGTGTTCATCAGCTAACATCCGTGCGATCTCTCTGTAACATCACAATCGCATTAGGTGAACATCATTCATTACATTAAAGTTTATTTACTAAACAAACGTACCTGATTAAAGTTGTTTTGCCAACACCAGGAGAACCAATGACCAAGATTGATCCTCCTCCCTCTATCAAGTCTCTTATAATCTCTGCACTTCCAGACACAGCTCGACCCACTCTACATGTTAGACCAATTATTTGCAGTTTCCGGTTACGTATAGCGCTTATACGATGCAACGATCTGTTAATCCCCGACCGGTTATCATCCGAAAAATCACCAACCTATAATTGAAAAGTAATTGAAAAagctaaaaatatttgataagtGAGTTTGCGTGTGATAAGAGATCAAAGACACGCACACACCTTTGATACGGCAAGCTTCAGATCTTGCTGTGTGACAGGCATCTCCGAGATCACCCAATCGCCGGAAGGGAATCGAGCGAGTGGCTTTCTCCCTAAATCCATCACTACTTCGATCAATTCCCCGATCGCCTCGTGCTTAACGAGCTCCTTCCGAGTCGCCGGAGGGAGGATCTCGAGGAAAGCGTCGAGCTCCACCACCGTTGGAGGCGACGGCGACGTCTTCCGAGATGAGGAGCTTTCTGAATCGGCGGAAGGTAGCTGAACGTCGAAGGTGAATCCATCAGACGGTTTCCGTAGTGGAGACGGTGAAGCAGGAGACTTAGACGATGCGATCCTCTGACGCGCGCCACGTGTTCGACGGAATGAGGAGGAGGAGTCCGATGAGAAGGCGGTTGCGGTGGCGGAGATCAACCGTCGCGATGCTTGCCATGAGGTGTTGATGTCGATCAGAACTAGCCGTGAATTCAACGCCCTCATCacgatttattttttaaaaattttaactttaattaaaataatgaaattaagAAATGGAAGATTCGACTGGTGTTGGTTGGTGTATGTGTTTCAGAAAGCAAGAGCGGAGCttactaaaaagaaaaaagctaAACGAGAACGACGACGTTTGCGGTTAACTGTTTAGTTTTCTCTTCttgatttttcaaataatacGATGCGTGAAGACTGAGAATAGTGGAAGATTCCAAAGGATCAAAGCATCTCTTCATGGAAGATGCATCTGTTATTGAGCGAGACAAGGCAGGGGTCCATCGTGGAGGGAAAGATAACATTGCCGTTTAGTCAAGTGGTCGAGGTGATGCCACGTGGAGAGTTAGACAATCTTGTTGACACGTGTCTGGTAGTGGAGCTGCCGTTTGATTGCTAATCTTTGGGGACTCTTTGACGGatgtaaaaccaaaccaaagtggCGGACTTGGTGTTTTCGCACGGTAGATGAAAAACTCGTCTACTTTTTTGGTTCTGCATATTAAGATTTGACCCAACTTTGAAGCCTAAATTAAGACAAACATAAGCTGAACTCCATTAGTGTCCTTCTAACCTCGTTTTATAATTTCTGCATGTTAACCCAATGGGCTTATGTTGCTTCTAGTGGTCTTCTGGTTGTGTCCACTTGGTtaagaatgttttatttattataaatcgTACAAACTTAAGATCAGAGTTAGCCCATTAGTGAGATTTAGCCCACTTAAatactttattatatataaaacatgataGTTGACAAAATTAACAACCGaccttagctcagttggtagagcggaaGACTGTAGTGGGTTATCCCAAAGAAATCTTTAGGTCGCTGGTTCGATTCCGGCAGGtcggattctttttttttctttctcctctttttGTATCCGTGGGACCCACATCCACCTGTTGCTTCTCATTCAATTCGCGTGCCTAAACCGTTGATTAACCCAGACGTTATCTTCGCGTAACAGATCACTaactattttctctaaaattccCAAATTAGCCCCAACTTTCCCGGGCACGTTTCAATTTTCAATACTTTCTTCACACCTTTCTCCTCACTCATATAGAGAATCTCAAAAACACGAGAAAGCACAGTCGaaagaacttaaaaaaaaacgaaaatggAGAAACTGACtttcctctctcttctcttgcaCTTCGCCGTCTTCATCGCTAGCACATCTCAGTCATCTTCAATCCTACTGAACGATCGCAGCTTCGAGATACCGAACTTGCCTTCATCGCGCGCCGAGAAGCTGATCCGTGAGCTGAACCTCTTCCCGAATCTGGAAGTAAACGTGATCGACGTCGGTGATTCGACTCTCACTTCCGACGAGGAGTTACCTTCGATTGTCGAACGGAGATTCATATTCCCGAACATCCTTCCCGATGGCGGCCCCCCTTCCCTCGAGGATCTAGGTCATCATGCTGGTTACTACAAGCTCCCCAAATCTCAAGGCGCAAGGTTTATATATCTAAATCCTAAGTTACTTGTTGttcatgtgtatctttaattgAAGCTTACTCGCACCGGCTCGTGTAGTACGATCTGTGCATTAGTATCTGATTTGTTATGCTTCATTAATAATATCTCAACTTAATGTTTATTCACCTATATGATTTGGTGGTGTTTAGGATGTTTTACTTCTTCTTCGAGTCGCGTAGCAAGAAGGATGCTCCTCTTGTGATTTGGTTGACGGGAGGGCCTGGATGTAGCAGTGAATTGGCTATGTTCTATGAGAACGGTCCTTTCAAGCTCGACAAGAACATGTCTCTTGCTTGGAATGAGTATGGTTGGGACCAGGTATTACCTCATATCTATGATCCATGTCAGGCCGTCTCAATTCATTTTTGGACCCTGTTCAAAAATATTAGCTGTATAATTAATAATGTaatgaaatagttatatatatatgtatatctactgttttttaaaaacattatatgctctaaatttagatttatacatatttgttaaaattttaaactgtaatttatataatattttaaaaaaattcttaattattttttgtttttttgatttGGACCATGTTCGATCGGTCCAATTAAACGTGCTATTAGACAGCCCTGATCCTTGTAAACTATCTTATTACTGGTCCTAAACTTTTCTCATGAGAGTTTATCTTGCAGGCTTCCAATCTCCTGTATGTAGACCAGCCTGTTGGAACTGGTTTCAGCTACACCTCTGACAAAACTGATATCCGTCATGACCAAACCGGAGTTAGCGATGATCTCTATGACTTTCTGCAGGTCTTGCATCCAAGCTTTGAATTTGATAAAATCTCTTTTTAGATTGTTATGATTTGTGTAGTGATTGTGTTTCCTCATGTTATTACCTTAGGCTTTCTTTGCGGAGCACCCTAAGCTGGCTAACAAGGACTTTTACATAACTGGAGAGTCATATGCTGGGCATTACATTCCTGCTTTTGCTTCCAGGGTCCATAGAGGAAACAAGGCTAATGAGGGAATCCATGTGAACCTTAAGGCATGTGactgtttctttcttttcttatccCTCTCTCACTTTTAAGGTGTTGATGGAAGGTTGGTACTCACAAGTATAATCTTGCAGGGATTCGCTATTGGAAATGGGCTTACAGATCCTGCGTACCAATACCCAGCATATCCTGACTATGCGTTTGAAATGGGTTTAATTACTCAAGCAGAGCATGATCGTTTAACTAAGATTGTCCCATTGTGTGAACTATCAATTAAGATTTGTGGTACTTCCTCTGGTCTTCATTATCAAGTTATGTGTTTTAGTTTCTCCATGTGTTTTGTTGGATCCtgaatccatt
It encodes the following:
- the LOC106452679 gene encoding protein SEEDLING PLASTID DEVELOPMENT 1; translated protein: MRALNSRLVLIDINTSWQASRRLISATATAFSSDSSSSFRRTRGARQRIASSKSPASPSPLRKPSDGFTFDVQLPSADSESSSSRKTSPSPPTVVELDAFLEILPPATRKELVKHEAIGELIEVVMDLGRKPLARFPSGDWVISEMPVTQQDLKLAVSKVGDFSDDNRSGINRSLHRISAIRNRKLQIIGLTCRVGRAVSGSAEIIRDLIEGGGSILVIGSPGVGKTTLIREIARMLADEHRKRVVIVDTSNEIGGDGDVPHSGIGRARRMQVPNVNLQHDVMIEAVENHMPETIIIDEIGTELEALAASTIAQRGVQLVATAHGMTIDNIIKNPSLQILIGGIESVTLGDEEARKRKVQKTILERKGPPTFTCAVEMISRTECRVHQRLDVTVDAILAGKSAPCEIRQIRGEDDVPHKLVTPIPLESLEVEPAPLLNIDFASEVLSDDEDEDFLPSRYKKASRNISVSQRSSPVHVYTYNVAEADLLQVAEVMGLEDDIEVTDDVGEADVILASSSELKQNPSIRRVAKLHKLPIFVIKSTTMAQMVKAVRMILGRESFGSAPITIEKKSSVDDIEINDDAPESKPSLEELDALEEVRLAIEYIVIPGGEPVELLPRRSDIIVRQLELVESYQLAVENLGTHLNPRLQILPRRSTKKMPSPKKAGDDSMGNTVTRLPFLKD
- the LOC106452677 gene encoding serine carboxypeptidase-like 49 translates to MEKLTFLSLLLHFAVFIASTSQSSSILLNDRSFEIPNLPSSRAEKLIRELNLFPNLEVNVIDVGDSTLTSDEELPSIVERRFIFPNILPDGGPPSLEDLGHHAGYYKLPKSQGARMFYFFFESRSKKDAPLVIWLTGGPGCSSELAMFYENGPFKLDKNMSLAWNEYGWDQASNLLYVDQPVGTGFSYTSDKTDIRHDQTGVSDDLYDFLQAFFAEHPKLANKDFYITGESYAGHYIPAFASRVHRGNKANEGIHVNLKGFAIGNGLTDPAYQYPAYPDYAFEMGLITQAEHDRLTKIVPLCELSIKICGTDGTTSCLASYLVCNTLFSGVINHAHGVNYYDVRKKCEGSLCYDFSDMEKFLNLNSVRKSLGVGEIEFVSCSTSVYQAMLQDLMRNLEVGIPELLEDGINLLVYAGEYDLICNWLGNSRWVHAMEWSGKENFKAAKEVPFVVDGKEAGKVKSYEQLSFLKVHDAGHMVPMDQPKSALKMLEGWMKKSLGGGAAVSTTTTEEDDVVSQM